One bacterium DNA segment encodes these proteins:
- a CDS encoding T9SS type A sorting domain-containing protein — ACYIPFKLSKDSNVSLEIYNILGQRVRTIELGQKPKGSYTQKQRAIPFDLKNDLDQPLSSGLYFYKLKADNFSAIKSMVVK; from the coding sequence ATGCCTGCTATATCCCATTCAAGCTTTCCAAGGATTCAAATGTTTCTCTAGAAATCTATAACATCTTAGGACAAAGGGTAAGGACAATAGAGCTAGGACAAAAACCCAAAGGCTCATATACCCAAAAACAAAGGGCAATTCCCTTTGACCTAAAGAACGACTTAGACCAACCCCTCTCCTCTGGCCTTTACTTCTACAAGCTAAAGGCAGACAATTTCTCTGCTATAAAATCAATGGTGGTGAAATAA